ATTGACGCCGTACGCAATGGTGAGGCCACGGCCTGCGTGTCCTGTGGCAACACCGGCGCGCTCATGGCCGTGTCTATGATCCGCCTGCGCAAGATCCCCGGCGTGAACCGCCCGGCGATTGCCTGCCTCTGGCCCTCGCGCAACCCCGGCGGCTTCAACGTGATGCTCGACGTGGGCGCCGACATCAAGGCCGACGCCGAAGATCTTTTGCAATACGCGCTGATGGGGGCCTCCTACGCCCGCAACGGCATGGGGCTGGCCCGCCCCCGCATCGGCCTGCTGAACGTGGGCACCGAAGAGCACAAGGGCCGCGCCGAACTGAAAGCCGCGCAGGAGCTGATTCAGGAAAAGGCCGAAGAGGCCAATTTCGATTATGTCGGCTTCGTGGAAGGTGGCGACATTCCCTCGGCCCGCGTCGATGTGATCGTCACCGACGGGTTCACCGGCAACGTGGCGCTGAAAACCGGCGAAGGCACCGCCCGCCTGATCAGCGAATTGCTGCGCGAGGCCTTCAAATTCTCGCCGCTCTCCCGCCTCGCAGCGCTTCTGGCGCTGACCTCGCTCAAGCGCCTGCAAAAGCGCATCGATCCGCGCCGTGTGAATGGCGGCGTCTTCCTCGGGCTCAACGGCACCGTGGTGAAATCCCACGGCTCGGCGGATGCCACCGGCGTCTCTGCCGCCATCAAACTTGCCTTCACGCTGGCCCAGTCCGGTTTCACCGAAAAGCTCACCGCTCGGGTTGCATCTGCCGTAACGTCACGACATGATGCGCCAACTCCTGAGCAGTCAGCTGACCGGTAAAAACCAATGACACTACGCGCCGTGGCCACGGGGATTGGCCACTACCTGCCGGAACGCATCGTTCCCAACAGCGAATTCGAAAAAACCCTCGACACATCGGACGAATGGATTCGCTCCCGTTCGGGCATCGAGCGCCGCCATTTCGCCGCCGAAGGCGAAACCACGTCGGATATGGCCACCAAGGCCGCAGAGGCCGCACTGGCCGACGCCGGGCTGACGGCGGCCGATCTGGACGCCATCGTCGTGGCCACTTCCACGCCCGATTTCACATTCCCCTCCGCCGCCACCATGGTGCAGGCCAAGCTGGGGATGGAGCAGGGATTCGCTTTCGATGTGCAGGCCGTCTGCGCGGGTTTTGTCTATGCGCTCACCAACGCCAATGCTCTGATCGTCTCCGGGCAGGCCAAGCGCGTGCTGGTGATCGGGGCCGAGACGTTTTCGCGCCTTATGGACTGGGAAGATCGCGGCACCTGCGTGCTCTTTGGCGACGGCGCGGGCGCGTTGATCCTTGAGGCGCAGGACGGCGATGGCACCAGCGCGGATCGCGGCATCCTCGCCACGGATCTGAACTCCGACGGGCGCTACAAGGATCTGCTCTACGTGGACGGTGGCGTCTCCACGCAGAGCACGGGCCACCTGCGCATGGTCGGCAAGGAAGTGTTCCGCCACGCGGTGGAAAAGCTCTGCACCACGGCCAACACCGTGCTTGAGAAGGCCGGGCTTACCTCGGAAGACGTGGACTGGATCGTGCCGCATCAGGCCAACCTGCGTATCATCAAGGGCACCGCCCAGAAGATGAAGATTCCGATGAGCCATGTGGTGGTGACGGTACAGGATCACGGCAACACCTCCGCCGCCTCGATTCCCCTCGCGCTCTCGGTTGGCAAAGCGCGCGGGCAGATCAAGGAAGGCGATCTGGTTGTCACCGAGGCAATCGGCGGCGGATTGGCCTGGGGAGCGGTCGTCATCCGCTGGTAAAGGCAAATGAAGCTGCCCTGACAAGTGGTTGATATTGACTCGGAATTTCCCCGCCCCTTATTCTGCGCGGATAGATAGGGGGATGGTATGAGTCCGAAAACATTGACGCGTATGGATCTGAGCGAGGCCGTATTTCAGGAAGTCGGGCTCAGCCGCAATGAATCGGCGCAACTGGTCGAGGCCGTGCTGGATCACATGTCCGACGCACTTGTCGCCGGGGAGACGGTGAAAATCTCCTCTTTCGGCACCTTCGGCGTGCGCGACAAAGCCGCCCGTGTTGGCCGAAACCCGAAAACCGGGGAAGAGGTGCCGATCCACCCCCGGCGCGTGCTGACATTCCGCCCCTCGCATCTGATGAAAGATCGCGTGGCGGCAGGGAACAAAAGCTAAGCACGACAAGCCGCAAGCAACGGGACGAGCACAATGGCGAAATCCGCAGACGCCTTCCGGACGATCTCCGAAGTGTCGGACTGGCTGGACACCCCGGCCCATGTGCTGCGATTCTGGGAAAGCCGCTTCACGCAGGTGAAGCCGATCAAGCGCGCCGGCGGGCGGCGTTACTACCGCCCGAACGACATGCTGCTTCTGGGCGGGCTGAAGAAACTTCTCCATGAAGACGGGCTGTCGATCAAGGAAGCCCAGCAGGTTTTACGCGATCAGGGCGTGAAAGAGGTCTCCGGCCTGTCGCGCCCGATCGAGGGCGAAGCGGCTGAAAAGAGCGATGCGGCCTCGGTCAAATCGGCGATGGACCGGGTCACGGCGCGCGGCACCGCCCCTGCCCCCAAGCCCGACATCCTTGCAGATGTGCCCGCCGCCGCCAATTCGCCCAAGCTTGTGCAGCAGGATCTTTTCGCAGCGCCCGAACCTAAGCCTGAGCCTGAAGCGCCCGCTGCCACTGAGGCCCCAGCACCGGACGCGGTTTCGCCCACTGCACCTGAACCGACACCTGTGGTAGCCGAGGATTTGGGCCGCATTCCCCGCCTGCGCGCCGCGCTGCAAGCACGCACGAAGGCCGATGCCGAAGCGCTGCGCCCGCTCTATGAGCGGCTGCGCAAGCTGCGGGCCCAGATGGACGCGCCACTGGCCCGAAATAATGAAAAATAACCGCGCAATTGGCCCTTGCCCCTGCCGCCAAAACCAGTATGAAGAGCCTCAAGTCGGGCTATGGCGCAGCCTGGTAGCGCGTCCGTCTGGGGGACGGAAGGTCGCAGGTTCGAGTCCTGCTAGCCCGACCAAATCAAAACCGCCCGCACCTGTGCAAACAGGCCGCGGGCGTTTTGCTATCTGCTGAATGCCTTGGGAGGACCGATGAGCGGAACCGGCGTACTGCCCTGTCAGACCATCGAAAAGATGATCGAAAACGGCACCTTGGCTGGCGATCCTGCGATCCTTCCCGACCAGATTCAACCTGCCTCGCTTGATCTGCGGCTGGGCCATGTGGCCTACCGCGTGCGCGCGTCCTTCCTTGCGGGCCATGGCCGCACCGTTGCCGAGCGCCTTGCAGAGTTCGAGATGCACCGCGTGGATCTCTCAGGCGGCGCTGTGCTGGAAAAGGGCTGCGTCTACGTCGTGCCGCTGATGGAAAGCCTGCGCCTGCCGGAGGGCGTGCAGGCGGTGGCCAATGCGAAATCCTCCACGGGCCGCATGGATCTTCTGACCCGCACCATCACCGATGGCGGCGTGGAATTTGACCGTATCGCGCCCGGCTACCAAGGCCCGCTCTATGCCGAGATCTGCCCCCGCTCCTTCTCGGTGCTGGTGCGCCCCGGCATGCGGCTGAACCAGATCCGCTTCCGCTCCGGGCAGGCCGTGCTTTCCGATGCTACGCTGCAGGCGATGCACGCCGATGTCGGGCTTGTCTCGGGCGCGGCCCATATTGACGATGGCTTGGGCTTTTCGGTGGATCTGCGCCCCGAGGGCAGCGATCTGGTGGGCTACCGCGCCAAGCCGCACACGGGCGTCGTGGATCTGGACCGGATCGGCCACTACGATCCGGCCGAATTCTGGGAGCCGATCCGCACCTCCGAGGGGCGCATCATCCTTGATCCGGGCGCATTCTACATCCTCGTGAGCCGCGAGGCTGTGCATATCCCGCCCGATTGCGCCGCCGAGATGGCGCCGTACCTTGCCATGGTCGGCGAATTCCGCGTGCATTACGCGGGCTTCTTCGATCCGGGCTTCGGCCATGCCGCAGCTGGTGGCGCAGGCTCACGCGGGGTGCTGGAAGTGCGCTGTCATGAAGCGCCGTTCGTGCTGGAACACGGGCAGATCGTGGGGCGGCTCGTGTATGAGCGCATGGCCGAGGTGCCCGCGCAGCTTTATGGCGCAGGCATTGCCTCGAACTATCAGGGCCAAGGACTCAAGCTCTCCAAGCATTTCCGCGCGCCTTAAGCGGCGCGAGAGGCCCTAACCGGCCAGCATCACCGCCGCTTCGTAGTGTGTGGCCAGCCGCGCGGCGGGCGCGCTGCCCTGCCCCTGCGCGAGTTGCGGAAAGAGCGACAGCAGCTCATCGCGCACGGCGGCTTCAAACGTGTCCAGCACCTCGAGGCCGGGGCGGAAGCTCTCCGTCCAGCAGCCTTCGGCGCAGATGATCTGATGCTCGGCGCACATGATATGGTGGTAGGTCACATCGCCCGCCGGAAGCACGGCGCTGATGCCGGGCTGGCCCACGAGATGCAGCGCCGCCACCAGCAGGCGCTCTTCGCCCGTGGCAAGCTCCGCGCGCCAGTCCTCAAACAGCATCCGGTGCTGTGGCGAGACCATGAGATCGCGCTCAGGCAGGCCGCCGCCGAGCGCGCCTGCCGCGATCAGGATCGGGCGCAGCGCTTCCTTGCGGGCCGCCGCACGGCGCGTGATGCGTGCCTGACCGACCCAGACAAGCGGTTGAAAACCGTTGTCCTGTGTCATCACCCGATCGCCCGGCCGCAGGGCCTCCACGGGCAGGCAGCCGCGATCGGTTTCGATCCGTGTGCCGGGCAGGAAACAAGGCGGCGTGGCGTAGGTGTCATAGCCAGTGGTGGTGCCGCCGGGGCCCTCGGCGGTGCTGACAACCGTGAGCGGCACGCCAATGGGCGGAAACTCCCCTTCGCCACCGATAAAGGCGAGCCCCTCCACGGTGGCGTAGCTCGTGACACCCGGTTCGTTGATGTTGAAGCCGATCAGCGTGTATTGGTTGCCGTCGGGATCTTCCACGGTGAGCGTATATTCCGCCTCCACCCGCCGCCCGGCATCATAGGCCGTGCCATCATAGGTGATCGCATTGGTCAGCGTCTGGCTGCTGTCGGAATCGCCAAAGAAATCATCGGTATCGGTGATCGTCACCGGCTCCCAGGCATTGGAGTTCAGCGTGATCGTCTGCCCCGCGAGATGCACGCCGCTGCCTTGCGAAATCCCGGACAGCTGCTGCCCGCCGGAGATGGTGATCTGCGATTCCGGCAGCGTGTAAACAATGAACTCGGGCATGGGGAAACCTTCTTTTGCACGGCGCAACCCTAGGCGGGAAATCGGGCAGAACTGTGGACACAGCAAGGGGAAAACCCGTTCATTTTCATCAATGTAACGAGATCAGATCCCTTTCCGTTGCGTCACCCCATGGCGCGCCTCATCGCAGGGTTTCCATCGCCTCCAGCGCCACTGTGACTTCGGCCTGCGGGCTGCGCTCCAGATGGGTGGAAAGTGCCACATAGGTCTGGGTGCCGCGCACTTCGGGCAGGTCGTAGATGCGCGACAGCAACCCCTCCAGCGCCAGCGAGGAAGCCACGCGCACCTTCATGATCAGGCAGGTATCACCGGTGGCGGAGTGGATTTCCTCCACCTCCGGCAAATCCGCCAGCGCCATCAGCGCGCGGGTCTTGCCCCAGCCCTTGGTGGTCACATGAACAAAGGCCAGCAAGGGCTTGCCCAGCCGCGCGCCATCGAGCTGTGCCACGGTCCCCTTGATCACGCCCTGCGCCTTGAGCCGCTTCACCCGCTCGTGCACCGCCGGGGCCGAGAGCCCCACTGCCTCACCGAGTTGCGCGAAGCTCTGGCTGGCATCGCGCGCCAATTCGCCTAATATTCTTCGGTCAACCGCATCCACCTCCCGCATTGGGCCACTGCGTTTCTGAAGGCTGTCTGTTTTTTGCGCCATCTGCGGGAATCCTTTTGTCCGAAAACAGTTCGATCAATAGAAGAAAACACTGAACCTCATTCAAGGCAATACATATGAAGCGCGCGATTCTTCTGCTTACTGTGACCGTCGGCGTGATCGGCTCCAACTCGTTGGTGCTGTCTCCCATTGCGGGCGCCGTGGCCGCGGGCCTTGGGGCAGAGAGTGCCGCGGGCGTAATGATCGCCGCCGGGATCTACGGGCTGGGCGTGGCGCTGGCCGCGCTGCTGATCGCGCCGCAGGCCGACAGGATCGGCGCGGACCGCGCCCTGTTCTGGGCCGCGCTCGCCATGGCTGCGGGGCTCACCTGCAGCGCGCTTTCGGTGAATGTGGCCACGCTTTCCGCCGCGCAGGCGCTGGCCGGGATCGGCGCGGGCGTGGGCCTGCCCGCCGCCTACAGCCTTGCCGCCCATGTGGCGCCAAGGGGGCAGGAAAGCCGGGTGATCGGGCAGGTTTTATCGGGCTGGACACTCTCCATGGTGGGCGGGGTGACGCTCTCGGCTTTCCTTGCGGAATTTGCCGGCTGGCGCAGCGTCTACGCGCTTCTGGCGGGGCTTTCGCTGCTCTGCGCCTTCGCGCTGACCCGCCTGCCCCTGTCAGAGCCCGCCCCGCGCGGCAAACCCACGCGCCCGGCCGCCGCCTTGCGCATTCCCGGCGTGAAGCCGGGGCTTTACGCGGTCGCCATGCTGGGCACCGGGTTTTACGTGATCTACACCTACCTCGGCGCACATCTGGACGTGGCCCTGAGCCGCCCTGTGCGTGATTCCGGGCTGATCACGCTCTTCTATGGCGCGGGCTTTGCCAGTGCGATGCTGCTCGATCCCCTGCTGGACCGCACCGGTCCACGCCGGGGGCTTGCGATCGTCTTCTCCCTGCTGGCCGTCTTCTACGTGATCTTCGCAAGCCAGATGGGCCATTACGCCGCCCTGCCCGGCTTTGCCTTCGTCTGGGGCATCCTGCAGCACCTCGGGTTGAATCTGACGGTGAGCCGCCTCACCGCCATCGCGCCCGCACAACGCGGGGCGATCATGGGGCTGAATTCGACGGTGATGTATGTGAGCGTTTTCGTGGCCTCGCTCGCAGGCGAGCGGCTCTTTGCCATGGGCGGGCTACCGCTCTGCGCGCTGGCCGCAGCCGTTCTGGCGGTGCTGGGGCTCAGCGAGGCCGTCTTCGCGCGCTGGCTGGCGGTCAGAAGCGGTTCATCCGCCGCGCCATCCGCGCCGCCTTGCGGGCCTGTTTCGTCCCCTTCCGGGCAGCTCTGACCTGCTTGCGCTCCTCGGGCGTCATTTCTTCGAAGCTCTTGCCCTTGCCGAGCGTGGCATCGATGCCCTTGTTCACACCGGCATTGATGAAACGCCCGATGAAGGGGCGCAGGAACATGCGGATCATTTGTTCGGGTTTCATCGGATCGCTCCTCAATCCTCGAAAAGTTCGCTCTGACCTTCCAGAAGGTCCATATCGTCGTCCTCGTCCGGCTCCGGCGCGCCGGGCAGCGACGAAGGCAGCGGGCGGTTGTCCAGCAACCCTGCAGCCCGCAGATCCTTGAGCCCCGGCAGATCGCGCGCGCTTTCCAGCGCGAAGTGATCAAGGAAGCCCTGCGTGACGACGAATGTCACCGGCCTGCCCGGAGTCATACGCCTGCGGCCGAAGCGAATCCATTCCATTTCGATCAATTGGTCAATGGTGCCCCGGCTCACAGAGACGCCGCGGATCTCCTCGATCTCGGCGCGGGTGACGGGCTGGTGATAGGCGACGATGGCCAGCGTCTCGATCGCGGCGCGCGAAAGCTTGCGGGTTTCCACCGTTTCCTTCTGCATCAGAAAGCCGAGATCGGGCGCAGTGCGGATCGCCCAGTTGTCGCCGACTTTCACCACCCGCACCCCGCGCCCCTCGTAGCGTTTGCGCAGGTGTTGAAGCGCCTCGGCCGGATCCGAGCCATGGGGCATCCGGCTTTCCAACTCGCGCAGGCTCACGGGTTCGGCGGTGGCGAAAAGGATCGCTTCCACCATGCGCTCCTGCTCCCCCATCGGCGGAGCCTCAAACAGGCTTTTCTCTTTTTCCAAAGCCTCTTGCTGGGTGTCGCTCATGTTCTCGTCAGCCATCGGGGTTCGCTTTCCTGCGCAGCTGAATGGGCGCAAATGTCTCGGATTGGCGGATCTCGGCGCGGCCGGATTTCACCAGCTCCAGCGAGGCCGCGAAGGTGGCCGCCGTGGCCGAGCGGCGGCGAGCCGGGTCTTTTTCCCAGCCGTCCGGCAGGTAGGAGGAGATATCCGTCCAGTCACCGGCAAAGCCGATCAGCCCGCGCATCCGCTCCAGTGCCTGCTCCATGGTGAGGATCGACTCCCGGTCCATCACGAAGGGGCGGAATTCATCCTTGGTGCGGATACGGGCATAGGCCTGCATCAGGTCCAAAAGCGTGGCCGTATAGGTCACCCGGCGCACGCGCGTCATGTCTTCGGGGATGCCACGCGCGAAGAAATCGCGGCCCATCTGATCGCGCGCCATCAGCTTGGCGGCGCTTTCGCGCATCGCCTGCAGGCGCTCGAGCTGGAAGGCCAGATGCGCGGCGAGTTCCTCGCCCGAGGGCCCCTCTTCGCTGGGATCAGGCGGCAGCAGCAGGCGTGATTTCAGGAAGGCGAGCCAGGCCGCCATCACGAGGTAATCCGCTGCCAGCTCCAGCCGCAGCGCCTTGGCTTTCTCCACGAAGGCCAGATATTGCTCGGCCAGTTGCAACACGCTGATCTTGCGCAGATCCACTTTCTGGGTGCGCGAGAGCGTCAGCAGCAAATCCAGAGGCCCCTCGAATCCGTCCACATCCACAATCAGAGCTTCGGCTTCGAGCCTTGCCTGAACGCGGGCGCGTTCGTCTTCCGAGAAGAAATCCTCGCTCATGGGGCGGGCACCCTTAAGAGTGCTTCATGCTCCGCCAGAAGCGCCTCCAGATCCGCCGGTTCCGGCGCGCGCCGCGCGGCCATGGCGGCTTTTGCGCGGGCAAGGGCTGCGCCCCCAAGCGCTCCGGCCTCAGCGGCGATGGCCTCCATCTCGGGCAGTTTGCCGTTGCAATGCAGGATCATGTCACAGCCCGCCGCCAGCGAGGCGCGGGCGCGCTCAGAGACGCTGCCCGAGAGGGCCTCCATCGAGAGGTCATCGGTCATCAGGAGGCCGTCAAAGCCGATCTCCTCGCGGATCAGCCGCACCATCGTAGGCGATGTGGTGGCTGGGCCATCAGGCGCAATGTCTTCGAAAACGATATGCGCGCTCATTCCGAGCGGCAGGTCGGAAAGCGCCTTGAAGGGTGCAAAATCAACGGCTTGCAGCTCACGCTTCAGAGCGGAAACGCGCGGCAATTCCTTGTGGCTGTCAAGGCTCGCGCGGCCATGGCCGGGGATATGTTTGAGCACCGGCAGCACGCCTCCGGCCAGATGCGCCTCGGCCACAACCCGCGCCAGCCGCGCGACCTCGCCCGCATCCGAGGACAGGCAGCGGTTGCGCAGAACCGGGTGCGTGTGCGGCGTGGCGACATCGGCGCAGGGCGAGCAATTGCCATCGATCCCCACGGCGCGCAGTTCCGCTGCGATCAGCCGGTAGCGCAGGAAGAGTGCGCGATCGGCAGAGGTGCCAGCGCGGGCGACCTCCTCCAGCGGCGGCAGCCACTCGCGCCAATGGGGCGCGCGCATGCGCTGCACGCGGCCGCCTTCCTGATCGATGAACACCGGCACATCGCGGCCCACGGCGGCGCGCAGATCACTTGTAAGCCGCACCAGCTGCGCCGGGCTTTCCACGTTGCGCGCGAAAAGGATGAAGCCCCACGGCTGGGCTTCGGCAAAGAATGCCTGTTCCTCCGGAGTGACGGCCAGCCCTTCGCAGCCGAAGATCACCGCACCCTGAGCACTCATCGGTAGATGACCGGGATACATTCGGCCCCTTCGGCCTGCAGCGCGGAGCAGAAGCGGCGGGCGTCGTTGATGTCCTCGAAACCGGCGGCGCGCAGGCGGTAGAACACCTTGCCGCCGCGCTCGGCCTTCTCGATCACGCGGGCCTTGGGATCAAGGTAGTCCGACAGGCTCGCGGCCAGCCGGCTCCATTCGTTGCGGGCGGTGTCGAGCGTGTCAAAGGCGCCAAGCTGCACGAGGCTCGTGCCCGGCGCGATCTGCTCCATCGGCACTTCCAGCGCGCCATCGGCCGAGCCCTCTTCCTCGGCCAGCGGCCCCTGCGGCGTGGCTTTGAGCCCGGCAGGGCGCGGGCGCGGCAGGATCGAGCGGGCCACGCCCGGCACGGAGGCGGGAATGACGTCCGGGTTCACGGCGGCGAGTTCGATGGTGTCGGTTTCCTCGGCCTGCAGCGCCTCGGCTTCGGCCTGCGGCGAGGGTGCGGCGACCGCATTAGGCGCGACCTGCCCAAGCGGCTCGGCCTGCGCGGCGATCTGATCGGCGAGCGCCAGAATGGCCTCGGCTTGTGTGTCGGCAGGGGCTGCGGCTTTAGCGGGCTGAACGGTTGCGGCGGCCACCGGTGTGCGCTCGCCTCGGGCGATGCCATCCGGGCGCGGCGCGAGGCCTGCGTTATCGGCGTCGATCACATCCACGGCCACGGGCGCGAGCGCCACTTCCTCGGCCATGCCCTCGGCCTCGCCCTGTGCCTGCACGGCGTTCACTGCAAGGCCCACGTGATCGGCGAGCTGGCCGCCGGGATCAGAAGGCGCGATGCGCATCGGCCCTTCCAGCGCGCGCACCACGGGCACGCCCGTCACATCGCGCAGCGCGAGCTTGTAGCCCCAGAAGCCGAGCCCGGCCATGAGCGCGAGCGACAGCCCCGCCCCGGCCCATTTTACCGCTTTGGAAACCTGTTCTGCCGGAAGCCCATAGGTCTCGGGCTGGGGATCCCCAGCGCCATAGGCCGCCTGATATCCTGAATCGAACTGCGCCATCTCGATGCCTCTATTCCCGCCTTCCAGCAAAGAAAACGGGCCCATAACCTGCCTGACACCGGCTGGCGCTTCTTGTCGTTCAGCGCATTTCTTCGACCGGGGTCACGCCAAGGATACCAAGACCGGCGGAAATAACAACGGCCACGGCACGGATGAGCGCGATTTTGGACTGGCTCGCAGCCTCGTTGCCCTCCTGGAAGAAGCGCAGCTCCGGCTGGTCGTTGCCACGGTTCCAGAGCGCGTGGAAATCGCTGGCCAGTTCGTAGAGGTAGAAGGCCACGCGGTGCGGCTCATGGGTGCGCGCGGCGATCTCCACGAGGCGCGGCCATTCGGCGAGCTTCTTGGCCACGGCGATCTCGGCCGGATCAATGAGGCCGGAGAGATCGGCCTGCAGCAACGCGGCATCGTCCACGCTCATCCCGGCTTCCACGGCCTTGCGCAGCACCGAG
The sequence above is drawn from the Pseudoruegeria sp. SHC-113 genome and encodes:
- the plsX gene encoding phosphate acyltransferase PlsX: MATEIQTTQDPGVRRTIISVDAMGGDQGPAAVVAGIAKSAAKNAEIGFIVHGDAKILKKLIGKKRGLAERCEIRDCAEVVTMDAKPSHVMRNGKNTSMWSAIDAVRNGEATACVSCGNTGALMAVSMIRLRKIPGVNRPAIACLWPSRNPGGFNVMLDVGADIKADAEDLLQYALMGASYARNGMGLARPRIGLLNVGTEEHKGRAELKAAQELIQEKAEEANFDYVGFVEGGDIPSARVDVIVTDGFTGNVALKTGEGTARLISELLREAFKFSPLSRLAALLALTSLKRLQKRIDPRRVNGGVFLGLNGTVVKSHGSADATGVSAAIKLAFTLAQSGFTEKLTARVASAVTSRHDAPTPEQSADR
- a CDS encoding beta-ketoacyl-ACP synthase III, producing the protein MTLRAVATGIGHYLPERIVPNSEFEKTLDTSDEWIRSRSGIERRHFAAEGETTSDMATKAAEAALADAGLTAADLDAIVVATSTPDFTFPSAATMVQAKLGMEQGFAFDVQAVCAGFVYALTNANALIVSGQAKRVLVIGAETFSRLMDWEDRGTCVLFGDGAGALILEAQDGDGTSADRGILATDLNSDGRYKDLLYVDGGVSTQSTGHLRMVGKEVFRHAVEKLCTTANTVLEKAGLTSEDVDWIVPHQANLRIIKGTAQKMKIPMSHVVVTVQDHGNTSAASIPLALSVGKARGQIKEGDLVVTEAIGGGLAWGAVVIRW
- the ihfA gene encoding integration host factor subunit alpha, whose amino-acid sequence is MSPKTLTRMDLSEAVFQEVGLSRNESAQLVEAVLDHMSDALVAGETVKISSFGTFGVRDKAARVGRNPKTGEEVPIHPRRVLTFRPSHLMKDRVAAGNKS
- a CDS encoding MerR family transcriptional regulator; the encoded protein is MAKSADAFRTISEVSDWLDTPAHVLRFWESRFTQVKPIKRAGGRRYYRPNDMLLLGGLKKLLHEDGLSIKEAQQVLRDQGVKEVSGLSRPIEGEAAEKSDAASVKSAMDRVTARGTAPAPKPDILADVPAAANSPKLVQQDLFAAPEPKPEPEAPAATEAPAPDAVSPTAPEPTPVVAEDLGRIPRLRAALQARTKADAEALRPLYERLRKLRAQMDAPLARNNEK
- a CDS encoding 2'-deoxycytidine 5'-triphosphate deaminase, which produces MSGTGVLPCQTIEKMIENGTLAGDPAILPDQIQPASLDLRLGHVAYRVRASFLAGHGRTVAERLAEFEMHRVDLSGGAVLEKGCVYVVPLMESLRLPEGVQAVANAKSSTGRMDLLTRTITDGGVEFDRIAPGYQGPLYAEICPRSFSVLVRPGMRLNQIRFRSGQAVLSDATLQAMHADVGLVSGAAHIDDGLGFSVDLRPEGSDLVGYRAKPHTGVVDLDRIGHYDPAEFWEPIRTSEGRIILDPGAFYILVSREAVHIPPDCAAEMAPYLAMVGEFRVHYAGFFDPGFGHAAAGGAGSRGVLEVRCHEAPFVLEHGQIVGRLVYERMAEVPAQLYGAGIASNYQGQGLKLSKHFRAP
- a CDS encoding Hint domain-containing protein, whose product is MPEFIVYTLPESQITISGGQQLSGISQGSGVHLAGQTITLNSNAWEPVTITDTDDFFGDSDSSQTLTNAITYDGTAYDAGRRVEAEYTLTVEDPDGNQYTLIGFNINEPGVTSYATVEGLAFIGGEGEFPPIGVPLTVVSTAEGPGGTTTGYDTYATPPCFLPGTRIETDRGCLPVEALRPGDRVMTQDNGFQPLVWVGQARITRRAAARKEALRPILIAAGALGGGLPERDLMVSPQHRMLFEDWRAELATGEERLLVAALHLVGQPGISAVLPAGDVTYHHIMCAEHQIICAEGCWTESFRPGLEVLDTFEAAVRDELLSLFPQLAQGQGSAPAARLATHYEAAVMLAG
- a CDS encoding Lrp/AsnC family transcriptional regulator, with protein sequence MAQKTDSLQKRSGPMREVDAVDRRILGELARDASQSFAQLGEAVGLSAPAVHERVKRLKAQGVIKGTVAQLDGARLGKPLLAFVHVTTKGWGKTRALMALADLPEVEEIHSATGDTCLIMKVRVASSLALEGLLSRIYDLPEVRGTQTYVALSTHLERSPQAEVTVALEAMETLR
- a CDS encoding MFS transporter; protein product: MKRAILLLTVTVGVIGSNSLVLSPIAGAVAAGLGAESAAGVMIAAGIYGLGVALAALLIAPQADRIGADRALFWAALAMAAGLTCSALSVNVATLSAAQALAGIGAGVGLPAAYSLAAHVAPRGQESRVIGQVLSGWTLSMVGGVTLSAFLAEFAGWRSVYALLAGLSLLCAFALTRLPLSEPAPRGKPTRPAAALRIPGVKPGLYAVAMLGTGFYVIYTYLGAHLDVALSRPVRDSGLITLFYGAGFASAMLLDPLLDRTGPRRGLAIVFSLLAVFYVIFASQMGHYAALPGFAFVWGILQHLGLNLTVSRLTAIAPAQRGAIMGLNSTVMYVSVFVASLAGERLFAMGGLPLCALAAAVLAVLGLSEAVFARWLAVRSGSSAAPSAPPCGPVSSPSGQL
- the scpB gene encoding SMC-Scp complex subunit ScpB gives rise to the protein MADENMSDTQQEALEKEKSLFEAPPMGEQERMVEAILFATAEPVSLRELESRMPHGSDPAEALQHLRKRYEGRGVRVVKVGDNWAIRTAPDLGFLMQKETVETRKLSRAAIETLAIVAYHQPVTRAEIEEIRGVSVSRGTIDQLIEMEWIRFGRRRMTPGRPVTFVVTQGFLDHFALESARDLPGLKDLRAAGLLDNRPLPSSLPGAPEPDEDDDMDLLEGQSELFED
- a CDS encoding segregation and condensation protein A produces the protein MSEDFFSEDERARVQARLEAEALIVDVDGFEGPLDLLLTLSRTQKVDLRKISVLQLAEQYLAFVEKAKALRLELAADYLVMAAWLAFLKSRLLLPPDPSEEGPSGEELAAHLAFQLERLQAMRESAAKLMARDQMGRDFFARGIPEDMTRVRRVTYTATLLDLMQAYARIRTKDEFRPFVMDRESILTMEQALERMRGLIGFAGDWTDISSYLPDGWEKDPARRRSATAATFAASLELVKSGRAEIRQSETFAPIQLRRKANPDG
- the nagZ gene encoding beta-N-acetylhexosaminidase, whose translation is MSAQGAVIFGCEGLAVTPEEQAFFAEAQPWGFILFARNVESPAQLVRLTSDLRAAVGRDVPVFIDQEGGRVQRMRAPHWREWLPPLEEVARAGTSADRALFLRYRLIAAELRAVGIDGNCSPCADVATPHTHPVLRNRCLSSDAGEVARLARVVAEAHLAGGVLPVLKHIPGHGRASLDSHKELPRVSALKRELQAVDFAPFKALSDLPLGMSAHIVFEDIAPDGPATTSPTMVRLIREEIGFDGLLMTDDLSMEALSGSVSERARASLAAGCDMILHCNGKLPEMEAIAAEAGALGGAALARAKAAMAARRAPEPADLEALLAEHEALLRVPAP
- a CDS encoding SPOR domain-containing protein — protein: MAQFDSGYQAAYGAGDPQPETYGLPAEQVSKAVKWAGAGLSLALMAGLGFWGYKLALRDVTGVPVVRALEGPMRIAPSDPGGQLADHVGLAVNAVQAQGEAEGMAEEVALAPVAVDVIDADNAGLAPRPDGIARGERTPVAAATVQPAKAAAPADTQAEAILALADQIAAQAEPLGQVAPNAVAAPSPQAEAEALQAEETDTIELAAVNPDVIPASVPGVARSILPRPRPAGLKATPQGPLAEEEGSADGALEVPMEQIAPGTSLVQLGAFDTLDTARNEWSRLAASLSDYLDPKARVIEKAERGGKVFYRLRAAGFEDINDARRFCSALQAEGAECIPVIYR